In Elusimicrobiota bacterium, a genomic segment contains:
- the mnmG gene encoding tRNA uridine-5-carboxymethylaminomethyl(34) synthesis enzyme MnmG — protein MTYPKRYDVIVVGGGHAGIEASLAASRMGLEVLLLTQNLDSIGAMSCNPSIGGVAKGQLVREVDALGGEMGKAADRTGLHFKILNTSKGQAVHSPRAQCDKKLYQAAMKEAVEGQERLEARQEEAAALWAEGGRLRGLLSKRGIRYETRAVILTTGTFLNGLAHVGLSSFPSGRAGEPPAERLSASLAQLGLEIGRMKTGTPMRLHARSIDFEKCELQKSDDPPRPFSHFTRNISNKLLDCHITYTNAATHETIRQGLDRSPLYSGVIKSIGPRYCPSVEDKVVKFPHKERHQIFLEPEGYSTREIYVNGLSTSLPEDVQLALVRSVPGLERAQITRYGYAIEYDYCPPTQLTPALESKVLPGLYLAGQINGTTGYEEAAAQGLMAGINAGLKIMGREPFCLSRDEAYIGVLIDDLVTKGVDEPYRMFTSRAEFRLSLRADNADLRLLEKGRNLGLVSTEDCSRFLLYKEAVENGISRPDAELAPWSMEKAQAQREIQYSYAGYIARENALADKLRKLEHVPIPQDLSYDEVPALPTESRQKLGKVRPRTLGQAGRIPGVSPADVQILWVFAEKKRRERCPTS, from the coding sequence ATGACATACCCTAAGAGATATGACGTGATCGTGGTGGGCGGGGGCCATGCCGGGATCGAGGCGTCCCTGGCCGCATCCCGCATGGGGCTCGAGGTCCTGCTCCTCACCCAGAATCTGGACTCCATAGGAGCCATGTCCTGCAACCCGTCCATCGGCGGAGTGGCCAAGGGCCAGCTGGTCCGGGAAGTGGACGCCCTGGGCGGGGAAATGGGAAAGGCCGCGGACCGGACCGGGCTCCACTTCAAGATCCTCAACACAAGCAAGGGCCAAGCAGTCCACTCACCCCGCGCCCAATGCGATAAGAAGCTCTATCAAGCGGCCATGAAGGAGGCGGTGGAGGGCCAGGAGCGCCTCGAGGCACGGCAAGAGGAAGCCGCCGCGCTATGGGCGGAGGGAGGGCGCCTGCGGGGGCTCTTGAGCAAGAGGGGGATCCGCTACGAGACGCGAGCCGTGATCCTCACCACCGGCACGTTCTTGAACGGCCTGGCCCACGTGGGCCTGAGCTCCTTCCCCTCGGGCCGAGCCGGCGAGCCGCCCGCCGAGCGCTTGAGCGCGAGCCTGGCCCAGCTTGGCTTGGAGATCGGGCGGATGAAGACTGGGACTCCGATGCGTCTGCACGCCCGCTCCATCGATTTCGAGAAATGCGAGCTCCAAAAAAGCGACGACCCGCCCCGCCCTTTCTCGCATTTCACCCGAAACATTTCAAACAAGCTCCTCGACTGCCACATAACCTATACCAATGCTGCCACCCATGAAACCATACGGCAAGGGCTCGACCGCTCGCCTCTCTACAGCGGAGTGATCAAATCCATAGGCCCCCGCTACTGCCCCTCGGTCGAGGACAAGGTGGTCAAGTTCCCGCACAAGGAGAGGCACCAGATATTCCTCGAGCCGGAGGGCTATTCCACGCGAGAGATTTACGTCAACGGCCTTTCCACGAGCCTGCCCGAGGACGTCCAGTTGGCCCTGGTTCGCAGCGTCCCGGGCCTTGAGAGAGCGCAGATCACCCGCTACGGCTACGCCATAGAGTACGACTACTGCCCTCCGACCCAGCTCACACCCGCTCTCGAATCCAAGGTCCTCCCCGGCCTTTACCTGGCCGGGCAAATCAATGGAACCACCGGCTACGAGGAGGCCGCCGCCCAAGGCCTCATGGCCGGAATCAACGCCGGGCTTAAAATCATGGGAAGAGAGCCCTTCTGTCTCTCCCGCGACGAGGCCTACATCGGAGTCCTCATCGACGACCTAGTCACCAAGGGAGTCGACGAGCCCTACCGCATGTTCACCTCCCGGGCCGAGTTCCGCTTGAGCCTGAGAGCCGACAACGCGGACCTGCGCCTCCTGGAAAAAGGGCGAAACCTGGGGCTCGTGAGCACGGAGGATTGCTCGCGCTTTCTTCTATATAAGGAAGCCGTGGAAAACGGAATCTCCCGCCCGGACGCCGAATTGGCGCCATGGTCCATGGAAAAAGCCCAGGCCCAGAGGGAAATCCAATACAGCTACGCCGGCTACATCGCCAGGGAGAACGCCCTAGCCGACAAACTGCGCAAGCTCGAGCACGTTCCGATCCCGCAAGACCTAAGCTACGACGAGGTACCGGCGCTGCCCACCGAGTCCAGGCAAAAGCTCGGCAAGGTGCGTCCCCGCACCTTGGGCCAGGCGGGCCGCATCCCCGGGGTAAGCCCGGCCGACGTGCAGATTCTGTGGGTCTTCGCCGAGAAAAAGCGCCGTGAACGCTGCCCAACTTCTTGA
- the mraZ gene encoding division/cell wall cluster transcriptional repressor MraZ, translating into MVLLIGRYEHSLDSKNRVSLPAKFREALSREKGRSCYLTSGLEGCLYLFLPSQWQRLLETDLQSFTLPNKEEERAFKRKFFSEATEAELDSAGRILIPQYLKAHAGLKGQLLLQGAGKRAEIWDSGRWKSYHRSRVEPALRKVSKQIEI; encoded by the coding sequence ATGGTCCTACTCATCGGCCGCTACGAGCACTCGCTCGACTCCAAGAACAGGGTGAGCCTTCCGGCGAAATTCCGCGAGGCCCTGTCGCGGGAGAAGGGCCGCTCCTGCTATCTCACCAGCGGCCTCGAGGGCTGCCTCTATCTCTTCCTCCCCTCGCAATGGCAGCGCCTCTTGGAAACCGATTTGCAGTCCTTCACGCTGCCGAACAAGGAAGAGGAGCGCGCCTTCAAGCGGAAGTTCTTCTCCGAGGCGACCGAGGCCGAGCTCGACTCGGCGGGCCGCATCCTGATTCCGCAGTATCTCAAGGCCCACGCGGGGCTCAAGGGCCAGCTGCTGTTGCAGGGAGCGGGCAAGCGCGCCGAAATCTGGGACAGCGGACGCTGGAAGTCCTACCACAGGTCGCGAGTGGAGCCGGCCTTGCGCAAGGTCAGCAAACAGATTGAAATCTAA
- the rsmG gene encoding 16S rRNA (guanine(527)-N(7))-methyltransferase RsmG, whose amino-acid sequence MNAAQLLERAAGGWGLSLSPAQHELILRYREDLIAYNKNVNLTADASPDTLLLRHAADGLAAVPILKELLTEPGSKLLDLGSGGGFIGIAVKIAWPELSVTLMEPLKRKYDFLNLAAARLGLKGLQIVRASAGHGAGGKFHAVIARALAPLPQALELALPLTLLGGYFLCYQSRPPSPLPRLLAIRTYRLPLEDRDRCIAVFQKER is encoded by the coding sequence GTGAACGCTGCCCAACTTCTTGAGCGGGCGGCCGGGGGCTGGGGGCTCTCCCTTTCCCCCGCCCAGCACGAACTCATCCTGCGCTATCGCGAGGACCTCATCGCCTACAATAAAAATGTCAATCTCACAGCCGACGCGAGCCCGGACACTCTTCTCCTGCGCCACGCGGCCGACGGCTTGGCCGCGGTCCCCATCCTCAAGGAGCTCCTGACAGAGCCCGGATCCAAGCTTCTGGACCTGGGCTCGGGCGGAGGATTTATCGGCATCGCCGTAAAGATAGCCTGGCCGGAACTCTCCGTGACCTTGATGGAGCCGCTCAAGCGCAAATATGACTTCCTAAACCTGGCCGCGGCGCGCTTGGGACTCAAAGGCCTCCAGATCGTCCGCGCAAGCGCGGGCCATGGGGCCGGAGGAAAGTTCCACGCCGTGATCGCGCGCGCCCTGGCGCCGCTTCCCCAAGCCCTGGAGCTGGCCCTTCCCTTGACGCTCCTGGGGGGATATTTCCTGTGCTATCAATCCCGCCCTCCAAGCCCCTTGCCCCGACTGCTGGCGATCCGGACTTACCGACTGCCCTTGGAAGACCGGGACCGCTGCATCGCGGTCTTTCAAAAAGAGCGCTAA